From a single Flavobacteriales bacterium genomic region:
- a CDS encoding glycosyltransferase, with product MNKSLNLPMVSVIMPTYQHVKFIESSINSILAQRTQFTYELLVGEDESTDGTREICQRLAAEHPGHIRLFLQERKDVIHIQGKPTGRANLLSLLANARVST from the coding sequence ATGAATAAGTCCTTGAATCTTCCCATGGTCAGCGTGATCATGCCCACTTACCAGCATGTTAAGTTCATTGAATCGAGTATAAATAGCATACTCGCTCAACGAACACAATTCACATATGAATTGCTTGTCGGAGAAGATGAAAGCACTGATGGTACAAGAGAAATTTGCCAACGTTTAGCGGCAGAGCACCCGGGCCATATTCGGCTATTCCTGCAGGAACGTAAGGATGTTATTCATATACAGGGCAAACCTACCGGCCGTGCAAACCTACTGTCATTACTAGCGAACGCTAGGGTAAGTACATAG